ACGACGATGGTCATCATCGAGATCGAGTCGATGTCGAGGTCGTCGGTGAACGACTTGTCGGCGGCGACGGTGTCGGTCGCGATGCCGGTCTCGTCGTTGATCAGCTCGGCCAGGCCGGCGAGGACTTCTTCGTTGGACAGGGCCATGAGGGTTCTCCTTGAGGGGGGTGTCGTTTGACCGTGGGACAGCCTAGGGCACGGGCTCGGTCCGTGCGCGGAGGCGCGGGGGACTAGGGGAGGACGACCACCTGGGCACCGAACACGAGTCCGGCGCCGAAGCCGATCTGCAGGGCGAGGCCGCCCGA
The Curtobacterium citreum genome window above contains:
- a CDS encoding acyl carrier protein → MALSNEEVLAGLAELINDETGIATDTVAADKSFTDDLDIDSISMMTIVVNAEEKFDVKIPDEEVKNLKTVGDAVDFIVKAQA